A region from the Salicibibacter cibarius genome encodes:
- the hflX gene encoding GTPase HflX codes for MIATAVISEKESEAEAYASLEELKSLVTTAGGTVMATTVQNRPAPDVSTYVGKGKADEIEALVEAWEADVVVINGELSPRQGQSLAARTSARVIDRTQLILDIFADRARTKEGRIQVELAQLTYLLPRLRGQGHALSRLGGGIGTRGPGETKLETDRRHIQKRMDELKKELRRIRKHRSTLRQQKERQNDPQFTLVGYTNAGKTTLLNALTNEDALAEDLLFATLDPLTRALRLPSGLSVKISDTVGFIRGLPTTLIAAFRATLEEVSEADVLIHVIDATSPEAEAEKQTVMELLDELGAGDIPVITVMNKAENLDEEGVPVVNAARPRLYVSAREDQNIDELQTIMEEELIKQMSFYSISIPAGDGRRLYAIRHSTIVRVETFDEESEMYKLQGYAFDHHPQIAAEKQTQTDKKEDHS; via the coding sequence GTGATTGCGACAGCTGTTATTAGCGAAAAGGAAAGCGAGGCAGAAGCATACGCCTCGCTTGAAGAGTTGAAAAGCCTCGTCACCACCGCAGGGGGTACGGTCATGGCAACGACGGTGCAAAATCGACCCGCCCCCGACGTATCCACGTATGTGGGAAAAGGGAAGGCCGATGAAATTGAGGCGCTCGTGGAAGCGTGGGAAGCCGATGTTGTCGTCATAAACGGGGAGTTGTCTCCGCGGCAAGGGCAGTCGCTGGCTGCAAGGACGAGTGCCCGTGTCATTGACCGCACCCAATTGATTTTAGATATTTTTGCGGATCGCGCACGCACAAAGGAAGGGCGCATTCAAGTCGAGTTGGCGCAATTGACGTATTTATTGCCGAGATTACGCGGGCAAGGACATGCGCTCTCGCGTCTTGGGGGCGGCATCGGCACACGTGGTCCGGGTGAAACAAAATTGGAAACGGACCGCCGCCATATTCAAAAAAGAATGGATGAATTAAAAAAGGAACTGCGACGGATACGAAAACACCGTTCCACGCTCCGACAGCAAAAAGAAAGGCAAAACGACCCGCAATTTACACTCGTCGGGTATACAAACGCCGGCAAAACCACTCTCTTGAACGCGCTAACAAACGAAGACGCTTTGGCCGAGGACTTGTTATTTGCAACGTTGGATCCGTTAACACGGGCTTTGCGTTTGCCCTCGGGCTTATCGGTAAAAATCAGTGACACCGTTGGATTTATCCGCGGGTTGCCGACGACGTTGATTGCGGCATTCCGGGCGACGTTAGAAGAAGTGTCGGAAGCTGATGTGCTCATTCATGTCATTGATGCCACCAGTCCCGAAGCGGAGGCGGAAAAGCAAACGGTTATGGAGTTATTGGATGAGCTCGGCGCAGGGGACATCCCGGTCATCACGGTGATGAACAAAGCTGAAAACCTTGATGAGGAAGGGGTCCCCGTTGTAAACGCGGCACGCCCGAGATTATATGTAAGCGCTCGGGAAGATCAAAATATCGACGAACTGCAAACCATCATGGAAGAAGAATTAATCAAGCAAATGTCCTTTTACTCTATTTCTATCCCGGCCGGCGATGGCCGTCGTCTTTATGCAATTCGACATTCAACGATTGTGCGCGTTGAAACATTTGACGAAGAAAGTGAGATGTACAAGCTGCAAGGCTATGCATTTGATCATCATCCACAAATTGCAGCCGAAAAACAAACCCAAACCGATAAAAAGGAAGATCATAGCTAA
- the miaA gene encoding tRNA (adenosine(37)-N6)-dimethylallyltransferase MiaA, with translation MKKPIIAIVGPTAVGKTTVGIEIAKDFSGEIINGDAFQVYRGLDIGTAKVSEDEKEGIPHHLIDILDPTDTYSAARFRQDAQREVENIIARGHQPIIVGGTGMYIKGLTADWSFSGTARDESLRARLEARATEEEGVDRLHDELRGLDPDAAKRIHPRNVRKVIRALELIYGGKHPPAPVQSENPNAKSHQVIMIGLTMDRASLYERIETRVDQMIAEGLLSEVRALYDAGIRYTQSMKGIGYKELVAYLDGDYSWSEAIRQLKKNSRRFAKRQLTWFRNKEQVIWFEMGEEAKQNVMEKIKVHLAGKLTHMSKG, from the coding sequence GTGAAAAAACCGATAATTGCGATCGTCGGGCCGACGGCGGTGGGAAAAACGACGGTTGGTATTGAAATCGCGAAAGATTTCTCGGGAGAGATCATTAACGGAGACGCCTTCCAAGTTTATCGGGGCTTGGATATTGGAACCGCAAAAGTGAGTGAAGACGAAAAAGAAGGCATACCCCACCATCTCATTGATATTCTCGACCCGACGGATACATATTCAGCCGCCCGTTTTCGTCAGGATGCCCAACGAGAAGTAGAGAATATCATAGCTCGCGGACACCAACCGATCATCGTCGGCGGAACGGGAATGTATATCAAAGGCCTAACCGCTGACTGGTCATTTAGCGGGACCGCGAGGGATGAGTCACTTCGCGCCCGATTGGAAGCGCGGGCCACAGAAGAAGAAGGGGTGGACCGCCTCCATGATGAATTGCGAGGTCTTGATCCGGATGCGGCGAAACGAATCCACCCCCGCAATGTGCGCAAAGTGATTCGCGCCCTCGAACTTATATACGGCGGCAAACATCCTCCGGCCCCCGTTCAAAGCGAAAATCCGAACGCCAAGTCCCATCAAGTCATCATGATCGGATTAACGATGGATCGTGCTTCGCTTTATGAGCGAATCGAAACCCGAGTAGATCAAATGATTGCCGAAGGCCTGCTTTCGGAAGTGCGTGCGTTATATGATGCCGGTATCCGTTACACACAGTCGATGAAAGGGATCGGTTACAAAGAGCTCGTCGCTTATCTTGACGGAGATTATTCATGGTCCGAGGCCATCCGGCAACTGAAAAAAAATTCACGAAGGTTCGCGAAAAGACAACTCACCTGGTTTCGAAACAAGGAACAAGTGATATGGTTTGAGATGGGCGAAGAGGCAAAACAAAATGTTATGGAAAAAATTAAGGTGCACCTTGCAGGAAAATTGACACACATGTCGAAAGGTTAA
- a CDS encoding aminotransferase class I/II-fold pyridoxal phosphate-dependent enzyme translates to MDTTDLKNASTISRWLAEIEEEWMPLQKKIEDIVEANQAKTLSAYRKENISDDHLQGSDGYGYDDAGREALGRVYAHAFGTESAIVRPQFVSGTHAIASALFGNLRPGDEIVYASGDPYETMKEVLGLVGNSPGNFREYDIQTRVLPLTLSGDVDLYRLPEAIHENTKWVVIQRSKGYDERPSIPIQQLERQIHYIKTRWPHVHVFIDNCYGEFVEKKEPGHVGADLLAGSLIKNPGGGLAKTGGYIAGKASFVEQAASRLSAPGIGLEAGATGSFLGEAFQGFFLAPMIVGEALKGAHFTAALLKKAGFETTPAPFTERTDLIQSVSFQNEEQMISFCQHIQKYSPVNAYVSPIPGPLPGYEGDVIMAAGTFIQGASIELSADGPVKPPYTAYVQGGLSFAHVKIAVIHALDAMM, encoded by the coding sequence ATGGATACAACAGACCTAAAAAACGCCTCGACAATCTCTCGCTGGTTAGCAGAGATCGAGGAAGAATGGATGCCGCTTCAAAAGAAAATCGAAGATATTGTTGAAGCCAATCAGGCAAAAACGTTGAGCGCTTATCGCAAAGAGAATATTTCCGATGATCATTTGCAAGGGTCGGACGGATACGGATACGATGATGCGGGAAGGGAAGCACTCGGCCGCGTTTATGCGCATGCTTTCGGGACCGAAAGCGCCATCGTGCGCCCTCAATTTGTCTCCGGCACACATGCCATTGCCTCCGCTCTGTTCGGCAATTTGCGCCCCGGGGATGAAATCGTCTACGCGAGCGGAGACCCTTATGAGACGATGAAAGAAGTGCTCGGACTCGTCGGCAACAGCCCGGGGAATTTTCGTGAATATGACATACAAACGCGCGTGTTGCCGTTAACGCTGTCCGGGGATGTCGATCTCTATCGACTGCCGGAGGCGATCCATGAAAATACGAAATGGGTGGTCATCCAAAGGTCAAAGGGGTACGATGAACGCCCGTCGATTCCCATTCAACAACTGGAACGGCAGATTCACTATATCAAAACGCGTTGGCCGCACGTACACGTGTTTATCGATAATTGCTACGGCGAGTTCGTCGAAAAAAAAGAACCGGGACACGTCGGCGCCGATTTACTCGCCGGTTCGTTAATTAAAAATCCGGGAGGAGGATTGGCGAAAACCGGCGGTTACATTGCCGGTAAAGCATCATTCGTTGAACAGGCGGCGTCCAGACTGAGCGCTCCGGGCATTGGCTTGGAAGCGGGGGCAACCGGTTCGTTTCTCGGGGAAGCGTTTCAAGGTTTTTTTCTCGCGCCCATGATCGTGGGAGAAGCGCTGAAAGGCGCCCATTTTACGGCCGCGTTGCTGAAAAAAGCGGGTTTTGAAACGACCCCTGCTCCTTTTACCGAACGGACGGATTTAATCCAATCGGTGTCGTTTCAAAACGAGGAACAGATGATTTCATTCTGCCAACACATTCAAAAATACTCCCCGGTCAATGCCTATGTGTCTCCGATTCCCGGTCCATTGCCCGGCTATGAAGGGGATGTCATCATGGCGGCTGGCACATTTATTCAAGGGGCCAGCATTGAACTGAGCGCGGACGGACCCGTAAAACCGCCGTATACGGCGTATGTGCAAGGAGGATTGTCTTTTGCACACGTGAAAATCGCCGTTATTCATGCTCTGGATGCAATGATGTAA
- a CDS encoding AAA family ATPase has product MHAQKSKSRIRVLIQDRERDQPDPDHYVLQKAEQQLHTLVGVNELKTFIREIYAWIHINRCREKHQLKTEQQSMHMIFKGNPGTGKTTAARLLGDMFRELGFLEKGHFIEAERADLVGEYIGQTAQKTREIVQKAEGGILFIDEAYALARGGEKDFGREAIDTLVKAMEDQSPPFVLILAGYSREMERFLAMNPGLPSRFPVQLDFPDFTTEQLMKIAEDMLVDRDYIWTSEAKEKLQKKMHLRRSENGASAFSNGRYVRNQIEQAVRQHAVRTMREKKEHDKDALRTLISADFK; this is encoded by the coding sequence ATGCATGCGCAAAAATCGAAATCGCGTATACGGGTACTCATTCAAGACCGGGAACGTGATCAACCTGACCCCGATCACTATGTCTTGCAAAAAGCGGAGCAACAGTTGCACACACTCGTTGGTGTCAATGAATTAAAAACATTTATTCGTGAAATCTACGCCTGGATTCATATTAACCGCTGTCGGGAAAAACATCAATTAAAAACGGAACAGCAATCGATGCATATGATTTTCAAAGGAAATCCGGGAACAGGAAAGACGACGGCAGCACGTTTACTTGGCGATATGTTTCGGGAATTGGGTTTTTTAGAGAAAGGGCATTTTATTGAAGCGGAACGGGCGGATCTCGTTGGAGAATACATCGGGCAAACGGCACAAAAAACACGGGAGATCGTGCAAAAAGCCGAAGGCGGCATTTTGTTTATTGATGAAGCTTATGCCCTTGCCAGAGGTGGAGAGAAAGACTTTGGCAGAGAAGCCATCGATACGCTCGTCAAAGCAATGGAGGATCAGTCGCCTCCGTTTGTGCTCATCTTAGCCGGCTATTCAAGGGAAATGGAACGCTTCCTTGCCATGAATCCCGGACTCCCGTCCCGCTTCCCCGTACAGCTTGATTTTCCTGATTTCACAACGGAGCAATTAATGAAAATCGCGGAAGATATGCTCGTGGACCGGGATTATATCTGGACATCGGAAGCGAAAGAAAAGCTACAGAAAAAAATGCATTTGCGCCGCTCGGAGAATGGGGCAAGTGCATTTAGCAATGGCCGTTACGTGCGAAATCAAATCGAGCAGGCCGTTCGCCAGCACGCGGTTAGAACAATGCGGGAAAAAAAGGAACATGATAAAGATGCGTTGCGGACGTTAATCAGCGCCGATTTTAAATGA
- the glnA gene encoding type I glutamate--ammonia ligase, which yields MPTSYTREDITGMVEEENVKFIRLQFTDLQGTVKNVEIPTDQLEKALDNQMMFDGSSIEGFVRIEESDMYLYPDLDTWVIFPWTPEKGKVARLICDIYEPPEKHGDEPKPFDGDPRRVLKNVLEEARSLGYTDFNIGPEPEFFLFKNDEKGDPTLELNDKGGYFDLAPTDLGENCRRDIVLELEGMGFEIEASHHEVAPGQHEIDFKYADAVTTCDNIQTFKLVVKTIARQHGLHATFMPKPLFGVNGSGMHCNMSLFKGKTNAFYDENTETQLSKTAMQFLAGILEHSKAFTALTNPIVNSYKRLVPGFEAPVYIAWSHRNRSPLVRIPNSRKASTRIEVRSPDPAANPYLAIASMLAAGLDGVKRELQAPEETNRNIYVMSEEEREEDNIQALPPSLKEAIDELKRDKTLLDALGEHAVEHFVEAKEIEWDMFRTQVHPWEREQYMQSY from the coding sequence ATGCCAACGTCGTATACGCGTGAAGACATTACCGGCATGGTAGAAGAAGAAAATGTGAAGTTTATTCGACTGCAATTTACCGACTTGCAAGGAACCGTAAAAAATGTGGAAATCCCTACCGATCAATTGGAGAAAGCACTCGACAATCAAATGATGTTCGACGGTTCTTCCATTGAAGGGTTCGTGCGCATTGAAGAGTCGGACATGTACTTATATCCGGATTTGGACACATGGGTGATCTTCCCGTGGACACCGGAAAAAGGGAAAGTAGCCCGGCTGATTTGTGACATATATGAACCACCTGAAAAGCATGGAGACGAGCCGAAACCCTTCGATGGAGATCCGCGCAGAGTGCTTAAAAATGTACTCGAAGAAGCGAGAAGCCTCGGCTACACCGATTTTAACATTGGTCCCGAACCGGAATTTTTCTTGTTCAAAAACGATGAAAAAGGCGACCCGACATTGGAATTGAATGACAAAGGCGGTTATTTTGACCTTGCGCCTACCGACTTGGGGGAAAATTGCCGTCGGGACATTGTCCTTGAATTGGAAGGGATGGGTTTTGAAATTGAAGCCTCGCACCACGAGGTCGCTCCCGGCCAACACGAAATTGACTTTAAATATGCTGATGCCGTCACGACTTGTGACAATATCCAAACGTTTAAGCTCGTCGTCAAAACGATCGCCCGTCAGCATGGCTTGCACGCGACGTTTATGCCGAAACCTTTATTCGGCGTGAATGGGTCGGGCATGCACTGCAACATGTCGCTTTTTAAAGGGAAAACCAATGCATTTTACGATGAAAACACCGAGACGCAGTTAAGCAAAACAGCCATGCAGTTCCTCGCCGGCATTTTGGAACATTCGAAAGCTTTTACGGCACTTACGAACCCGATCGTCAATTCATATAAACGTCTCGTTCCCGGTTTCGAGGCACCGGTCTATATTGCCTGGTCCCATAGGAACCGGAGCCCGCTCGTACGTATCCCGAACTCGCGAAAAGCGAGCACAAGAATAGAAGTGCGTAGTCCGGATCCTGCCGCAAATCCATACCTCGCGATAGCTTCGATGCTCGCCGCCGGCCTTGACGGCGTAAAACGCGAATTGCAGGCACCTGAAGAAACCAACCGCAATATTTATGTGATGAGCGAGGAAGAACGGGAGGAAGACAATATCCAAGCCTTGCCGCCGAGCTTAAAGGAAGCAATCGATGAGCTCAAGAGGGATAAAACCTTGCTTGATGCACTCGGTGAACACGCGGTGGAACACTTCGTCGAAGCAAAAGAAATCGAATGGGATATGTTCCGCACGCAAGTCCACCCGTGGGAGCGGGAGCAGTATATGCAAAGTTATTAA
- a CDS encoding MerR family transcriptional regulator: MGQSDRLHMPLFSIRIVKDLTDLTPRQIRYYESHGFVTPTRTEGNQRLFSFADVDRLLDIKQLMERGINMAGIKEVFRDRAEQEEKKTLAERERIETKRLHEQLRWEALNNAHAHKASMIQGQIAHFFH, encoded by the coding sequence GTGGGACAAAGCGACCGTTTGCATATGCCTTTGTTCTCGATTCGCATCGTCAAAGACTTAACAGATTTGACGCCTCGCCAAATCCGCTACTATGAAAGCCACGGATTTGTAACTCCGACAAGGACCGAAGGCAATCAACGATTGTTTTCGTTTGCGGATGTGGACCGTTTGCTTGACATCAAGCAGCTAATGGAGCGTGGCATTAACATGGCAGGCATTAAAGAGGTGTTCCGGGATCGCGCGGAACAAGAAGAAAAGAAAACACTAGCGGAACGAGAGAGAATCGAAACGAAGCGATTGCATGAACAACTCAGGTGGGAGGCGCTTAATAATGCCCACGCGCATAAAGCGTCGATGATCCAGGGACAAATTGCTCATTTTTTCCATTGA
- the hfq gene encoding RNA chaperone Hfq, which yields MKNINIQDQFLNTLRKDNIPITIFLTNGFQLRGYLKAFDNFTVVIDTDGKQQLVYKHAISTFAPKQNVELQLEKND from the coding sequence ATGAAAAACATTAACATCCAAGATCAATTTTTGAATACGTTGCGCAAAGACAATATTCCGATTACGATTTTTCTTACCAATGGATTTCAACTGCGGGGTTATTTAAAAGCATTTGACAATTTTACGGTCGTCATTGATACGGACGGGAAACAGCAACTCGTTTACAAACATGCCATCTCGACATTTGCCCCCAAACAAAACGTGGAGTTGCAATTGGAAAAAAACGATTAA
- a CDS encoding tyrosine-type recombinase/integrase, which produces MRPQNEQLPTEARRFLDFLVSRGRKPSTIRRYMYDIADFYRFAALHAEEKNVSLQHLEPALIEDYFMFLIDTRQYNYKTAKRIATVLRRYFQYLSQSYGFAENIMEDVSLPEAEDETISDNDLFSQKELSRLFRSIESDLGLSDEQIQARPLLAPRNKAMIQLLLHYGLRLQELHGLSLDDVNFGTGTMAVSPDDGEVLPRHIQLSKQDRRDLNHYLKGIPKPVRPYPGQNHPLFVAFDFQKQTYRWSYERDEPKRLTIVAMQKMIREEAKRAGVASGKSARNFRHTFIVSALKHGHTLEYIQDILGLHSTLVLARYQAYVDGLAE; this is translated from the coding sequence ATGCGTCCCCAAAATGAACAGTTGCCGACAGAAGCCCGTCGTTTTCTTGATTTTTTGGTTTCCAGAGGCAGGAAACCGTCCACCATCCGCAGATACATGTACGACATCGCGGATTTTTACCGTTTCGCCGCCCTGCACGCAGAAGAAAAAAACGTAAGTCTCCAGCATTTGGAACCCGCGCTGATTGAAGATTATTTTATGTTTCTCATTGATACTCGCCAATACAATTATAAAACGGCGAAACGAATCGCAACCGTTTTGCGGCGCTATTTCCAATATCTATCCCAATCCTACGGATTTGCGGAGAATATTATGGAAGATGTTTCACTTCCCGAGGCAGAGGATGAAACGATCAGCGACAATGACCTATTCAGCCAAAAAGAACTTTCCCGCTTGTTTAGAAGCATCGAGTCCGATCTTGGCTTAAGCGATGAACAGATACAGGCTCGACCTCTTTTGGCTCCTCGCAATAAAGCGATGATCCAACTCCTTCTCCATTATGGTTTGCGACTACAGGAATTGCACGGATTAAGCTTAGATGACGTGAATTTCGGCACGGGAACAATGGCTGTTTCCCCAGATGACGGCGAAGTGTTGCCGAGGCATATTCAACTTTCCAAGCAAGATCGCCGGGATTTAAATCATTATTTAAAAGGGATCCCGAAACCTGTCCGCCCATACCCGGGGCAAAACCATCCTTTGTTTGTCGCGTTTGATTTTCAAAAACAGACCTACCGCTGGTCTTATGAACGTGATGAGCCAAAACGTTTAACAATCGTGGCCATGCAAAAAATGATTCGCGAAGAAGCAAAACGGGCAGGCGTCGCATCCGGAAAAAGCGCCCGGAATTTTCGTCACACCTTTATTGTGTCTGCTTTAAAACACGGCCATACGCTTGAATACATTCAAGATATCCTCGGCCTCCATTCCACGCTCGTATTGGCACGTTATCAAGCGTACGTGGACGGGCTGGCGGAATGA
- a CDS encoding VOC family protein, whose product MKQVNPYLNFDGNCEEAFTFYQSIFGGEPQLVRFNEMKDEMPGLDQLSKEDGEKIANIALPIGANTTLMGDDGKGVFGHGVTAGNMFMIEIEPESAEETDKLFNALSEGGEVKMPIAETTWAEKFGQCMDKYGVQWMFSYAGSKEKNLYD is encoded by the coding sequence ATGAAACAAGTAAATCCCTACTTAAATTTTGACGGCAACTGCGAAGAAGCGTTTACATTTTATCAATCGATCTTTGGTGGCGAGCCGCAGCTTGTGCGGTTTAATGAAATGAAAGATGAAATGCCGGGGCTTGACCAGCTTTCTAAAGAAGACGGTGAAAAGATTGCTAACATCGCCCTGCCAATTGGGGCAAACACGACGCTCATGGGAGACGATGGGAAGGGGGTTTTTGGCCACGGCGTCACCGCCGGTAATATGTTTATGATTGAGATTGAACCTGAGTCGGCAGAAGAGACTGACAAACTCTTCAATGCCCTTTCCGAAGGCGGTGAGGTGAAAATGCCGATTGCTGAAACGACCTGGGCGGAGAAATTCGGCCAATGTATGGATAAATACGGAGTACAGTGGATGTTCAGCTATGCTGGCAGCAAGGAGAAGAATTTGTATGATTAA
- the mutL gene encoding DNA mismatch repair endonuclease MutL, whose product MSAIVTLEETLSNKIAAGEVVERPASVVKELLENALDAGSTRIDIELQDGGLSRIHVLDNGTGIAPEEAELAFLRHATSKIKNEDDLHHIQTLGFRGEALPSIASVSKLTLETAQNQATGIHLRYQGGRLIARTKSKARQGTSVLVEELFFNTPARLKYMKTVNTELGNATDVVNRVAMARPDVSFRLIHNDRQVLFTNGNGDRRSVMYAIYGKQVAQNMLTASKTSQDFEISGFMAKPEMNRASRHYMSVFINGRYIKHFPLLKAIEKAYHTLLPIHRYPIAVIAITMNPALVDVNVHPSKWDVRISKEETLLLEVSEMIRERLQQETLIPEQTERELQRVDKPREEVRELPLTFASEREKDAPTTSSVREKDDEQNKDESVHVSYLKEENRRPVEKPEIQEKDEDAQPIYEDKDPVHEEPNTNTESPDSQRIPVMYPIGQLHGTYILAQNDQGLYLIDQHAAQERINYEYFRKRLGDPEQMSQSLLVPFTMTFTPQEAARIEELTSAFEEMGIQLEPFGVHTYRVRAHPTWIPKGVEEETIRELIAQLLSLKQPDIPELREEAVALTSCKAAIKANRHLRSDEMFALLEDMRACKDPFTCPHGRPIYIHITRYELEKMFKRVM is encoded by the coding sequence ATGAGTGCCATCGTTACGCTGGAAGAGACACTTTCCAATAAAATCGCTGCCGGAGAAGTCGTTGAACGGCCGGCCTCTGTCGTCAAGGAGCTGCTTGAGAATGCACTGGATGCAGGTAGCACTCGTATCGATATTGAATTGCAGGACGGTGGCCTTTCCCGTATCCACGTGCTTGATAACGGCACAGGCATTGCTCCTGAAGAGGCAGAGCTTGCGTTTTTGCGACACGCGACGAGTAAAATTAAAAATGAAGACGACCTTCACCACATTCAAACGCTTGGCTTTCGCGGGGAGGCCCTTCCGAGCATCGCTTCCGTCTCCAAGTTGACGTTGGAGACGGCCCAGAATCAAGCAACCGGCATCCACCTCCGTTACCAAGGAGGAAGGTTGATTGCCCGCACAAAAAGCAAGGCACGCCAAGGCACCTCTGTCCTCGTTGAAGAACTGTTTTTCAATACCCCGGCTCGCCTGAAGTATATGAAAACCGTTAATACGGAACTTGGGAACGCGACCGATGTCGTGAATCGGGTGGCAATGGCGCGTCCGGATGTTTCTTTTCGCTTGATTCACAACGATCGGCAAGTGTTGTTTACAAACGGCAATGGGGACCGACGTTCGGTAATGTATGCTATTTATGGAAAGCAAGTGGCACAAAATATGTTGACGGCGTCCAAAACCTCCCAGGATTTTGAGATTTCCGGCTTTATGGCAAAACCGGAAATGAACCGCGCGAGCCGCCACTATATGAGTGTTTTTATTAACGGGCGGTATATTAAACATTTTCCCTTATTAAAAGCGATTGAAAAAGCATACCACACGTTACTCCCCATCCATCGCTATCCAATCGCTGTCATCGCGATAACGATGAATCCTGCTTTGGTGGACGTCAATGTGCATCCATCCAAATGGGACGTGCGTATTAGTAAAGAAGAAACCTTGCTCTTGGAAGTAAGTGAAATGATCCGGGAACGTTTGCAGCAAGAAACGCTTATCCCGGAACAAACAGAGCGTGAGCTCCAACGCGTTGATAAACCTCGGGAAGAAGTGAGGGAGCTTCCACTCACTTTTGCCAGCGAGCGAGAAAAAGATGCCCCAACAACCTCCAGCGTAAGAGAGAAGGATGATGAACAAAATAAAGATGAGAGCGTCCACGTCTCGTACCTTAAAGAAGAAAATCGTCGACCCGTTGAAAAACCCGAGATACAGGAAAAAGACGAAGATGCACAACCTATTTATGAAGATAAGGATCCCGTTCACGAAGAGCCTAACACGAATACGGAATCGCCGGATTCACAACGGATCCCGGTCATGTATCCCATCGGCCAGTTGCATGGCACGTATATTTTGGCGCAAAACGATCAAGGGCTGTATTTGATTGATCAACATGCCGCCCAAGAACGGATCAACTACGAATATTTTCGGAAAAGACTCGGCGATCCCGAACAGATGAGCCAATCGTTGCTCGTTCCTTTTACGATGACGTTTACACCACAGGAAGCAGCCCGCATTGAAGAGCTAACATCCGCGTTTGAGGAAATGGGGATTCAGTTGGAACCTTTTGGTGTGCATACGTACCGCGTCCGCGCTCATCCCACTTGGATCCCGAAAGGAGTGGAAGAAGAGACGATCCGGGAACTGATCGCTCAATTGCTCTCCTTAAAACAACCGGATATTCCCGAGTTGCGTGAAGAAGCGGTTGCTTTAACTTCATGTAAAGCAGCCATTAAAGCCAATCGTCATTTGCGTTCTGATGAAATGTTCGCGTTGCTGGAAGACATGCGGGCTTGCAAAGACCCGTTCACTTGTCCGCACGGGCGCCCGATTTATATCCACATTACGCGATATGAACTTGAAAAGATGTTCAAGCGAGTTATGTAA
- a CDS encoding class I SAM-dependent methyltransferase — translation MYTIDMEPLKVIVTTSRYPTPEMQTRAWQLAKRFRCPYETRFRKTMTAFLQKAETVYMVGKDGRDRLYEGNGNQPLFFHPSMAKIRVQRLMAGEVDSLISVAGLRSGDAFLDMTLGFGADSIVASYAVTTAGCVTAVEKSPYIAEVMARGLHCYQEDVEALNEAMRRISVVQNDHHAYLRSMPANSFDVVYFDPMFTHTHSHSAHIEPLRAFADAGTLHEAVLEEAKKVAKRAVVLKAERDSLLFERFQFDNVRKHRTVSYGTMHMGGGQKR, via the coding sequence ATGTACACTATAGACATGGAGCCCCTTAAAGTGATTGTCACGACGAGTCGCTATCCAACGCCGGAAATGCAAACGCGCGCATGGCAATTGGCCAAACGTTTTCGATGCCCGTATGAAACGCGTTTCCGAAAAACGATGACTGCTTTTTTGCAAAAAGCGGAAACCGTATACATGGTCGGGAAAGATGGGCGGGACAGGCTATATGAGGGCAATGGCAACCAGCCATTATTTTTTCACCCGAGCATGGCCAAAATACGTGTGCAACGTTTAATGGCCGGCGAAGTTGATTCGCTCATTTCGGTTGCGGGATTGCGATCGGGAGACGCTTTTCTCGATATGACGCTAGGTTTTGGCGCGGACAGCATTGTCGCGAGTTATGCGGTCACCACCGCCGGATGCGTCACCGCTGTCGAAAAAAGTCCCTATATAGCCGAAGTGATGGCAAGAGGTTTGCACTGCTACCAAGAAGATGTCGAGGCATTGAATGAGGCAATGCGGAGGATATCGGTTGTTCAGAATGATCATCATGCCTACTTACGATCCATGCCGGCAAATAGCTTTGATGTCGTCTATTTTGATCCTATGTTTACGCATACCCATTCGCATTCTGCACATATCGAACCGCTGCGTGCCTTTGCCGATGCAGGAACCCTTCATGAAGCTGTTCTTGAAGAGGCCAAAAAAGTGGCCAAACGTGCCGTTGTACTAAAGGCAGAGCGAGACAGCCTTCTATTTGAACGTTTTCAGTTTGACAATGTGAGAAAGCACCGAACGGTTTCGTACGGAACGATGCACATGGGAGGTGGGCAAAAAAGGTGA